The proteins below come from a single Streptomyces sp. M92 genomic window:
- a CDS encoding MFS transporter has product MRTKRGDSGLGAGRAASQPLALAAMMFAVAMTFIDQTIVSIAAPDIVSELGLSTTGMQWVINAYLLALAAFFALGGRLADLWGPRRVVVAGTLIFVISSVLCGCVPAGDHALGWLIAFRATQGLGAALLFPAALAVVVAVFPVERRGRALALFFGVTGALTAVGPLLGGWLTAWTWRAIFWVNVPVAIIALILTALARIPDRRRDETLDVRGALLIVAGMGLSVLGFQQASAWGWDSAATWACIAGGLALLYAFVRYELRTPGHPLINLSVFRDRGFTTDTLVLFFAMLAFVPVFFFASVYAQVSLSASPNQAALYLLYFFAGFAIASQWGGRILDKRGARPAMRIGCALGAVGFALWAGKLTDLSMHDQWPYAALAGAGIGFLLAPASTDAVNRSIDASYGEVTGITQTVRNYAASVGLAVFGTILTHTMTDRVTETLSTRGVPPGTDHSVARDVTQAITGNADTRTPGGDGALETTMREAMPAIRMDFAEANQWIFYGMAIALAVAYFCALRHPGGRATGQTEPAPEGVDRPQRR; this is encoded by the coding sequence ATGCGCACCAAGCGGGGCGACTCGGGCCTCGGTGCGGGTCGCGCGGCCTCCCAGCCGTTGGCACTCGCGGCCATGATGTTCGCAGTGGCGATGACCTTCATCGACCAGACCATCGTGTCGATCGCGGCGCCCGACATCGTCTCCGAACTCGGCCTCTCCACCACGGGCATGCAGTGGGTGATCAACGCCTACCTGCTGGCCCTGGCTGCGTTCTTCGCCCTCGGCGGCCGCCTGGCCGACCTGTGGGGCCCGCGCCGCGTGGTCGTCGCGGGCACCCTGATCTTCGTCATCTCCTCGGTCCTGTGCGGCTGCGTACCGGCCGGCGACCACGCCCTCGGCTGGCTGATCGCCTTCCGCGCCACCCAGGGCCTGGGCGCCGCCCTGCTCTTCCCGGCCGCACTCGCCGTGGTCGTGGCGGTGTTCCCCGTCGAGCGCCGAGGACGCGCCCTCGCCCTCTTCTTCGGCGTCACCGGCGCCCTCACCGCCGTGGGTCCCCTGCTCGGCGGCTGGCTGACGGCCTGGACCTGGCGGGCGATCTTCTGGGTCAACGTCCCCGTGGCGATCATCGCGCTGATCCTCACGGCCCTGGCCCGCATCCCCGACCGCCGCCGCGACGAGACCCTGGACGTGCGGGGCGCCCTGCTGATCGTCGCCGGCATGGGCCTGAGCGTCCTCGGCTTCCAGCAGGCGTCGGCGTGGGGTTGGGACAGCGCGGCGACCTGGGCCTGCATCGCGGGCGGCCTGGCCCTCCTCTACGCCTTCGTCCGCTACGAACTCCGCACCCCCGGCCACCCCCTGATCAACCTGTCGGTCTTCCGCGACCGCGGCTTCACCACCGACACGCTCGTCCTCTTCTTCGCGATGCTGGCGTTCGTCCCGGTCTTCTTCTTCGCCTCGGTCTACGCCCAGGTATCCCTGAGCGCCTCCCCCAACCAGGCCGCCCTCTACCTCCTCTACTTCTTCGCGGGCTTCGCGATCGCCTCCCAGTGGGGCGGCCGCATCCTGGACAAACGGGGAGCCCGCCCGGCGATGAGGATCGGCTGCGCGCTGGGCGCCGTGGGCTTCGCCCTCTGGGCGGGCAAACTCACCGACCTCTCCATGCACGACCAGTGGCCCTACGCCGCGCTGGCCGGTGCGGGCATCGGCTTCCTCCTGGCCCCGGCCTCGACGGACGCGGTCAACCGCTCGATCGACGCCTCCTACGGCGAGGTCACGGGCATCACCCAGACCGTCCGCAACTACGCGGCGAGCGTGGGCCTGGCCGTCTTCGGCACCATCCTCACCCACACCATGACCGACCGGGTCACCGAAACCCTCAGCACCCGCGGCGTTCCCCCGGGCACGGACCACTCCGTCGCCCGCGACGTGACCCAGGCGATCACCGGCAACGCGGACACCCGCACCCCCGGCGGCGACGGCGCCCTGGAGACGACGATGCGGGAGGCCATGCCCGCCATCCGCATGGACTTCGCCGAGGCCAACCAGTGGATCTTCTACGGCATGGCCATCGCCCTGGCCGTCGCCTACTTCTGCGCGCTGCGGCACCCGGGGGGCCGGGCGACCGGACAGACCGAACCTGCCCCGGAGGGAGTGGACCGCCCTCAGCGTCGGTGA